A genomic window from Colletotrichum destructivum chromosome 7, complete sequence includes:
- a CDS encoding Putative glycoside hydrolase superfamily, which produces MVLLKLCFLTWLAIGAAGQQMPSGLLGFNSGATKDNNDPKDQSDFQAEFTTAQGLRGSPGLFNSVRLYTMIQAGTTSDPISAFPAALATNTSMLLGIWCSGTQTIENELTAMRSAIDRFGQQFADLVVGISVGSEDLYRLSESGIQNNAGLGQGPDIMVRFIREVRDAIEGTILSGKPVGHVDAWSAFGNESNSRVVDELDWLGTDLYPYYEADKGNDIGNATTIFDYIYNVSLNATRGKPLWVTETGYPASGPVRGQAVASVSNAAQFWQEIGCDRLFGRVNTWWYTLRDSNPANAEKFAITEDLKKTAKFNLTCAPGSGAPAAINLTSKASSLYTAQGLWVPFAVVLGVLFGL; this is translated from the coding sequence ATGGTTCTACTCAAACTCTGCTTCCTAACCTGGCTGGCTATCGGCGCCGCTGGGCAGCAGATGCCATCAGGGCTCCTGGGTTTCAACTCAGGCGCAACAAAGGACAACAACGACCCGAAAGATCAGTCCGATTTCCAAGCAGAGTTCACAACGGCCCAGGGGCTCCGAGGCTCGCCAGGTCTCTTCAACAGTGTGCGCCTTTATACGATGATCCAGGCGGGGACCACAAGCGATCCGATCTCGGCGTTCCCCGCGGCTTTAGCAACAAACACGTCGATGTTGCTCGGCATCTGGTGTTCCGGCACACAGACGATCGAAAACGAGCTCACTGCCATGAGGAGCGCCATCGATAGGTTCGGCCAGCAgttcgccgacctcgtcgtcggcatctcGGTTGGCAGCGAGGACCTCTACCGCCTCTCGGAATCTGGCATCCAAAACAACGCCGGGCTCGGACAAGGGCCGGACATCATGGTGCGGTTCATCCGCGAAGTCCGAGACGCCATCGAAGGCACGATTCTCAGCGGCAAGCCTGTCGGACATGTCGATGCCTGGAGCGCGTTCGGCAACGAAAGCAACAGCcgtgtcgtcgacgagctggactGGCTCGGCACCGACCTCTACCCCTACTACGAAGCAGACAAGGGCAACGACATCGGCAACGCAACCACAATCTTCGACTACATCTACAATGTTTCCCTCAACGCCACCAGAGGCAAGCCGCTCTGGGTTACAGAGACGGGTTACCCTGCGTCGGGGCCTGTGCGCGGACAGGCGGTTGCCAGCGTTTCGAACGCGGCGCAGTTCTGGCAAGAGATAGGGTGCGACAGGCTTTTTGGGCGTGTGAACACCTGGTGGTATACCTTGAGAGACTCTAACCCTGCCAATGCCGAGAAGTTTGCCATTACGGAGGACCTCAAGAAGACTGCGAAATTCAACCTTACTTGTGCGCCTGGAAGCGGAGCTCCTGCTGCCATCAACTTGACTTCCAAAGCGTCCTCACTGTACACTGCCCAGGGGTTGTGGGTGCCTTTCGCTGTTGTCTTGGGTGTTTTATTCGGCTTGTAG
- a CDS encoding Putative nucleotide-diphospho-sugar transferase, protein MMASLRFLWNHPIIPLSFFIWRCCEDSIEQYISKLTAPMVRRTPQDWTTMFITVFFLRYLRLAINIWGSWRYKPVPLPRFPTWTRGDVTVILPTIDPGNSKFDECIISLLENRPAAILIVTVGARMRARCENIARAYRRNYPSTEIGVSAVLHPSKRRQVAHAVPHVRTEFTVLADDHVFWPSCFFLPSALAPFQDINMGIVATHKRVRRTTPGEWSRPSIVNLIGCFYLHRHNWELRASNAVYGGVFVASSRTAIYRTRLLKADGVMDRYCNERFFFGLFGGKEGLGPDDDNFLTREAYRRGWAVKFQQTEDCTIETTLGDESVAKFRGQLIRWARTTFRSNPCMLARVTDVSTWRMPFTYFAVYAAALFNFALLWDAALLVSLSCSTWSDGLLSRNVGKLVLWILWTKTIKLWPHIVRHPADVPLLIFQVLFVYAHSFIKLWALVTFYDCAWLGRDLEAVDAEAEDLQDYLDETFEFGTFTDEPLYY, encoded by the coding sequence ATGATGGCATCGCTACGGTTTCTCTGGAACCACCCAATTATTcccttgtccttcttcatATGGAGGTGCTGCGAAGACTCCATCGAGCAGTACATATCGAAACTGACCGCGCCCATGGTACGCCGCACGCCGCAGGACTGGACCACGATGTTCATCACGGTGTTCTTCCTTCGGTACTTGCGCCTCGCCATCAACATATGGGGATCCTGGCGATACAAGCCCGTGCCCCTTCCCCGGTTCCCGACATGGACCCGCGGGGACGTGACCGTGATCCTCCCGACGATCGACCCCGGCAACTCCAAGTTCGACGAATGCATCATCTCGTTGCTCGAGAACCGGCCCGCCGCGATTctcatcgtcaccgtcggcgccagGATGCGGGCCCGCTGCGAGAACATCGCCCGGGCCTACCGCAGGAATTACCCGTCGACCGAGATCGGCGTCAGCGCCGTCCTTCACCCCTCCAAGCGCCGCCAGGTCGCCCACGCCGTGCCCCATGTGCGGACTGAGTTTACCGTCTTGGCCGACGACCACGTCTTCTGGCCGAGCTGCTTCTTTCTCCCTTCAGCCCTTGCCCCCTTCCAAGACATCAACATGGGTATAGTAGCGACGCACAAGCGCGTACGCCGCACGACGCCCGGTGAGTGGTCCCGTCCTTCCATCGTGAACCTGATCGGGTGCTTCTACCTCCACCGCCACAACTGGGAGCTCCGCGCCTCCAACGCCGTCtacggcggcgtcttcgtcgcgTCCAGTCGCACCGCCATCTACCGCACAAGGctcctcaaggccgacggcgtcatGGACAGGTACTGCAACgagcgcttcttcttcgggctcttcggcggcaaggaaggcctcggccccgacgacgacaacttCCTCACTCGCGAAGCGTACAGGCGCGGGTGGGCCGTCAAGTTCCAGCAGACCGAGGACTGCACGATCGAGACGACGCTGGGCGACGAGTCGGTGGCCAAATTCAGAGGCCAGCTCATCCGCTGGGCCCGGACGACGTTCCGCAGCAATCCGTGCATGCTGGCGCGGGTCACCGACGTGTCCACCTGGCGCATGCCGTTCACCTACTTTGCAGtctacgccgccgcgctcTTCAACTTCGCCCTGCTCTGGGACGCCGCGCTGCTCGTCTCGCTGTCCTGCTCGACGTGGAGCGATGGACTGCTGTCCAGGAACGTTGGCAAGCTCGTGCTCTGGATCCTGTGGACCAAGACCATCAAGCTCTGGCCGCACATCGTCCGCCACCCCGCCGATGTCCCTCTGCTGATTTTCCAGGTCCTCTTCGTGTACGCCCACTCCTTTATCAAGCTCTGGGCGCTTGTGACATTCTACGACTGCGCGTGGCTGGGGCGTGACCTGGAGGcggtcgacgccgaagcaGAGGATCTGCAGGATTACCTCGACGAGACTTTTGAGTTTGGCACCTTTACAGATGAGCCACTATATTACTAG
- a CDS encoding Putative major facilitator, sugar transporter, major facilitator superfamily encodes MADRNTADQNTAAAAAAPTAEPNMSEKHEHPSDSGSRTPSSVDSGRAVNEKPKPKGFLARMGDLPEWGFRGKRLQGRLLNWSIGFIASCGFLMFGYDQGVLGSLLTLDDFQRSIPLMTPLEQSNSLCWLDFPENTQRDYSQCTGDPNTQAAAVAVYQIGCFLGAVLILFYGETWGRKSSTFWGSAIMIFGTILQASAHEYGLFSAGRVVGGIGNGMVTSTIPTWQSECARPHQRGFLITLSGALISCGIAIAYWVDYGFYFLEGSIRWRFPVSFQSFFTIIVMIGLLYLPDSPRWLAMKGRMDEAREVTSRLLGKPIDHEDVTIEVKAIQEALEAQSQGGSFKFRELLTNGPSQNLRRTLLGIAAQFFQQICGINLITYYSGFLFENSLGFGPELSRLLAAFNGTEYFLASLVALPLIERTGRRKLMLFGAFGMMASMAILAGTVSTGTVDETGAPKLETKYGVTATVFLFVFNSFFAIGWLGMTWLYPAEITNLRIRIQANALSTCSNWLSNFLIVMITPPAFANLGYKTYVMFAVFNAAIIPCVYLFFPEPKGRSLEELDIIFASAHADKVNPVKRAKEMRKVEGRELENELEKYFGSSEMVEDARPMMQ; translated from the exons ATGGCCGACCGCAACACGGCCGACCAGaacacggccgccgccgccgctgcccccACGGCCGAGCCCAACATGTCCGAGAAGCACGAGCACCCCAGCGACAGCGGGAGcaggacgccgtcgtccgtcgacagcggccgcgccgtcaaCGAGAAGCCCAAACCCAAGGGGTTCCTCGCTCGCATGGGCGACCTGCCGGAATGGGGCTTCCGCGGCAAGCGGCTCCAGGGCCGGTTGCTCAACTGGTCCATCGGCTTCATCGCATCTTGCGGCTTCCTCATGTTCGGATACGACCAGG GTGTTCTTGGCTCGCTACTGACCCTCGACGACTTCCAGAGAAGCATCCCCCTCATGACGCCGCTGGAGCAGTCCAACTCGCTCTGCTGGCTCGACTTCCCCGAGAACACCCAGAGAGACTACAGCCAGTGCACCGGCGACCCCAACAcgcaggccgccgccgtggccgtctACCAGATCGGCTGCTTCCTGGGCGCCGTGCTCATCCTCTTCTACGGAGAGACCTGGGGCCGCAAGTCGTCCACCTTCTGGGGCAGCGCCATCATGATCTTCGGAACCATCCTGCAGGCCTCGGCGCACGAGTACGGCCTCTTCTCTGCGGGCCGCGTTGTCGGTGGTATCGGGAACGGCATGGTCACGTCGA CTATTCCCACATGGCAGTCTGAGTGTGCACGCCCGCATCAGCGAGGTTTCCTCATCACCCTCTCCGGTGCTTTGATCAGCTGCGGTATCGCCATTGCCTACTGGGTCGAT TACGGCTTCTACTTCCTCGAGGGATCGATCCGCTGGCGTTTCCCCGTCTCGTTCCAATCCTTcttcaccatcatcgtcatgATCGGTCTGCTCTACCTCCCCGACTCGCCCCGTTGGTTGGCGATGAAGGGCCGCATGGACGAGGCCCGCGAAGTGACGTCTCGTCTCCTCGGCAAGCCCATCGACCACGAGGACGTTACcatcgaggtcaaggccatcCAGGAGGCTCTCGAGGCCCAGAGCCAAGGAGGAAGCTTCAAGTTCAGGGAGCTCCTGACCAACGGTCCCTCGCAGAACCTGAGACGCACTCTTCTCGGCATTGCTGCCCAGTTTTTCCAGCAGATCTGCG GTATCAACCTCATCACGTACTACAGCGGATTCTTGTTCGAGAACTCCCTCGGTTTCGGCCCTGAGCTGTCCCGACTCCTGGCCGCGTTCAACGGCACGGAGTACTTTCTGGCTTCGCTCGTCGCTCTTCCCCTGATCGAGAGGACCGGACGGCGTAAGCTCATGTTGTTCGGAGCATTCGGCATGATGGCCTCCATGGCCATCTTGGCCGGAACCGTGTCTACCGGCACGGTCGACGAGACCGGTGCCCCCAAGCTCGAGACCAAGTACGGAGTCACCGCGaccgtcttcctcttcgtcttcaactccttcttcgccatcg GATGGCTCGGCATGACCTGGCTCTACCCGGCCGAAATCACCAACCtccgcatccgcatccaGGCCAACGCCCTCTCGACCTGCTCCAACTGGCTGTCCAActtcctcatcgtcatgATCACGCCCCCGGCCTTCGCCAACCTGGGCTACAAGACGTACGTCATGttcgccgtcttcaacgccgccatcatcccctGCGtctacctcttcttcccagAGCCTAAGGGCCGcagcctcgaggagctcgacatcATCTTTGCCAGCGCCCACGCCGACAAGGTCAACCCCGTTAAGCGCGCCAAGGAGATGCGCAAGGTCGAGGGCAGGGAGCTCGAGAACGAGCTGGAGAAGTATTTTGGGTCCAGCGAGATGGTCGAGGACGCTCGTCCCATGATGCAATGA
- a CDS encoding Putative GroES-like superfamily, alcohol dehydrogenase-like, NAD(P)-binding domain superfamily produces the protein MTTQNKTFIFKKIPTGLPVAGEHLTVEDHPIDLDDVPADGVVVEILYASFDPYQRGRMREATKKSYTPPFDLDGPITNSTVSKVLKSNTPKFAEGDLIFVFAPVAQYARLPASALEQARKIHNPHGLDLALFLGPLGMPGLTAWSGLHKIGKPKKGETIFVSSAAGAVGQLVGQIAKREGLTVIGSVGSDEKLDFITKDLGFDAGFNYKNEKPADALPRLAPNGIDIYFENVGGDHLEAALTSMNVEGRIAVCGMISSYNTPADQQQGIKGLMQLVSKQITMEGFLVGNPKFGAAYFKDHQEHLQEWLSDGSVKANLAVTEGIDNAAEGLIGLLTGKNFGKAVLKVK, from the exons ATGACGACGCAGAACAAGACCTTCATCTTCAAGAAGATCCCTACGGGTCTCCCCGTGGCCGGAGAGCACCTCACCGTCGAGGACCACcccatcgacctcgacgacgtccccgccgacggcgtcgtcgtcgagatcctcTACGCCTCTTTCGACCCCTACCAGCGCGGCCGCATGAGGGAGGCCACCAAGAAGTCCTACACGCCCcccttcgacctcgacgggccCATCACCAACAGCACCGTCAGCAAGGTCCTCAAGAGCAACACCCCCAAgttcgccgagggcgacctcatcttcgtcttcgccccCGTCGCCCAGTACGCCCGCCTACCGGCCAGCGCCCTGGAGCAGGCCCGCAAGATCCACAACCCGCAcggcctcgacctggccctcttcctcgggcCCCTCGGCATGCCCGGCCTGACGGCCTGGTCCGGCCTGCACAAGATCGGGAAGcccaagaagggcgagaccatcttcgtcagctccgccgccggcgccgtcggccagctggTCGGCCAGATCGCCAAACGGGAGGGCCTCACCGTcatcggctccgtcggctccgacgagaagctcgacttCATCACCAAGgacctcggcttcgacgccggCTTCAACTACAAGAACGAGaagcccgccgacgccctccccAGGCTGGCGCCCAACGGTATTGACATCTACTTTGAGAACGTTGGCGGGGACCACCTCGAGGCGGCTCTGACCTCCATGAACGTTGAGGGGCGCATCGCCGTCTGCGGCATG ATCTCCAGCTACAACACACCCGCGGATCAGCAGCAGGGCATCAAGGGCCTGATGCAGCTCGTCTCCAAGCAGATCACCATGGAGGgtttcctcgtcggcaaccCCAAGTTCGGCGCCGCGTACTTCAAGGACCACCAGGAGCACCTGCAGGAGTGGCTGTCCGACGGCAGCGTCAAGGCCAACCTGGCAGTGACCGAGGGCAtcgacaacgccgccgagggcctcaTCGGCCTGCTTACCGGCAAGAACTTTGGCAAGGCTGTTCTGAAGGTCAAATAG